The Mercurialis annua linkage group LG7, ddMerAnnu1.2, whole genome shotgun sequence genome includes the window GATGGAGTAAAGATCGGTTAAATAAGAATATGAAACTGGAGTTCCATCAGCGAAATACAACCTTCGATCGTATGTAACCCCCAAAAGTTGCTCCTACAAGAGTGGTTTCTTCTGACATGCCCAGAGATCCAGCTTCTTTGAGGAACACAGACTGCATCGTATCAATAGCATACCTGCCACATCAGCAACTTCATACAAATTGAGAACAtacaaatttgaattatttttatactgGATGAAAACCTATTGACCAGCATTATTATAAAGACCTGCTCACCTCAAGAATTCATGGGCATCTTCTTCTCTTCCGTGACCAAGATGGCTTccaattttttgtattttggaTAAAATTCTAATTGGTGACAAAGGGGACTCTCCGCCCCTTGCTTTCAGAATCAGAAGTTGAAATTCACAATTAAAACACCATCCCTTCTTTCGACCTGGCAAAGAAGAGAACTAGCATAATAAGAGGAAGCTTCAAGCTTACAGTCGTAgtaataaactaataataatgtCTCAAAAGATTCAGGAAATTAAACTTGCATGATTTAGAATGGAGGCCACGAGCAAAGTAGGAAGTGAGAGGCCGAGTAAATGCCAGGCATTGGATCACTGTGTTAGCATAACAACTGCAAAAATTTACTGTAGAGGTGAATAAAGAGACAGAATTATACTATAGAGGTGAATAAAGAGAAAATACTCATAGCAAAGAATGCTTCTAAGCTCCCACTAAGTAACAAACAATAAATGACAGCACTCATGGAAAAACCACTAATCCATACTAGTAATTAGAAGGTCCTAAAATAGCTTAGGTTGAATATCAAACCCATCTACTGACTTATTACATctttcatataaattaaatgaagaaaatgacagcataaatttcattaaaatgaaGAAACCGCAATTACTAGAAGACTTCAAATTATACAACTCAACCAAGCCTTCGTCGCAAGTTCATTGAGCTATATGGACTTCTTTTCCAATCTGCATGATTTTTAACTTCAAAAAGGTCTAAGACCCTTAAATCTTCTTGAGTCACTTACATAATGAAAAACCATGAACCAGAAAAAACCACAACATGATTTCTATATCAGAATTTCTTACCTATTCCCACAATTTCTAAGTCCAAATGGGTTTAGTTCTTCATTGCATGAGTAAAGCTTCACAAAAAGTTCATATGGAAAGGTCATCTgtcaaagaaaaattattacataTTTGCATAACAGAATAAGTAATGTACTAAGGATAAGCATTAAGCACTTATAATGAAGAATCCATACCTCGTATATGTTAGATTGCTTTCCTCTCAACTGCTGAACTTTTTTCCACACAGAACTTTTCAAGCTATTAGAAGCATCCCGCGTATGATCATCTGAAGCATTAAATGACAAAGATCTGGCTTCTCTGCCCTTGATTAATCTTGAATCATCTTCCCCAGTATCATTTACAGGATCCAACTTCACACTATGCATTAATGTTGAGTTATTTAAGTCAGAAGCATCAGTAAGTAACATTTCTGATGATGCAGCTCTTCTAATTGACCTCTTATGAACCGATTTTGCTGTCCGGGCATCATCACACATGACCTTGCCATTTGGAAGCTGAGAATTGCAACTGACAACTTCATCATTACAACTCGATTTGATCTTATTTGATTTACTTGCACGAGAAACACCATTTACACAAGCAACTGACTTAGCTGATTTTGGAGGAAAAGATTTAGTTTCTTGCATTTCCTGAGAATTAGACCTTGTACTCGGCAAGTCGTGAGAGATATCTTCAAAAGGTCTCTCTGATCTGCCCATACGGCTATAACCAAGTTCCTTATTAGTGGAAACATTGGCTAATAATTCACATTCTTCATCACGTATTTCATATTGTTTTTCAGCAGATCTTTCACAAAATTCACTTTCCTGTTTATGCATCATAGTACTTAAAGGTCGACATTCATACTTGTGACCGCTTCTCCAATGAATTATTTGACACTTTCCAGAACTACAAAAGAGGCAAAATTTTGCTCAATACTACAGTGTACAAGCAGCCGCACAATGGCTATATTTAGGCATATACTCAAATGCTAAATTAAAAGATTTCCATCAAccaaaaaatataacttttcgGAACTTTCCCCAATTTCTAAATCAAATTACAAACCCTTAAAACAAGTAAATTCTAGCTTTAAACCCACAAATTCTAATTGCTGAATTCCTACTTAAATAAACGACATTACTTCTAACTAAAAATAAACCAACATTACATGCAAATAAATAAACCAATAAACAAAATAACTCACCAGTAATGAACAGATTTACATTGCGAACAACGCGTAGTAGTAGGGCAACGGCAAACAGCACACTGGTTCAATTTATGAGCCGAATTGTATTCATAAACAGATTCAAATTCAACCATAGCAGATTCCTTAGAAACCATATCAACCAGTCGCTTAATCTCCTCCTTTTTAGCGACGGCATTACGCCATTTATAATGTACATAACTGCAAATTAACGAAATAAACAGAAACAATAGGGCTTGTAACCCTATTGTTTCAAGAATTGACATATTTCTGTGAGCTTTACCTATCCAGTACCGAGGAGTAAGCCTGAACAAAGAAACCCTAGAACTGTAAATTTGTCGTTAGGCATATCGGTGGTGGCGCGTGTGTGTTACGGGTGAGATTTTGGGATGTGGGCTGTGGTGTTGTGGGTGATAATTGGAGTTTATTGGTGTTGGGGGGGATTTCTGTGGAGTTGAAGAAATGAAGAAAAAGTTGGGGTTGATTTGGAAGTTTTTGTTTTGTGTTTTAAGGATTTGTTTTTCTGGTAATAAAAAGACAGTCTTTTTGTTGTCTTGCTGAGAAAAAGAAACAAGTTTTTGGGCCTTATCTAACAcagttttgattgattgatgtaatgtaattgtaaaatttgtaaaaatactccatttctaatttaatttgtaatttttattttaatattttagtaattATGTTCAggcttttaaaattataaattattctgtttagtttaatttttaaaaatcattttaaatcagttagaattttttttataagctATTATTAAAAAAggttataaaatgtatttttagaaactattataattatttgaaactatttttaaaaatactttcatatggttttttttttaaacgattgcaaattgtatttttaaaattgtgaaTGAAAGCTACATGAATTTTAAGGATAATTGACTCTGGCGGTATTCAAATTatcgtattttaataatttggcaatcaaatttatatttattttatattgattactttactttaattttaattctttttttagaggtactttaattttatttctataagAGATTTTACTgtaaaaatacatatttgatttactattaaaaaaaacttatcatGTGTcaataattaacctaaaaattTTCTTAAAAGAAACTTATACATAATTGGAAAAATTATtaagtagactcagtccaccgcATCATCCATGAACTAAACTTATGACGTAATGACACGTCATGAtagcaatcttgtaatattactattcaaatgtataaataagtaataaataaatttacaagattgtcatcattttaatgacgtgtcattatgtgataggcttagtccaTAGTTGACGTGATAAATTCAGTCGACATAAAATTCCTCTACATAATTGATAactttttaaagtaaaaatagtaaaatttaattGCCACGTGTCAAGATTCGGTTATCATATGTGTATTTTTTTACCAGAAAGCTTTTcattataaaacaattaatatagaacaaattaaaatatgatcaaaaaatataaaaaaaataatagtatggATAACCTCATATCAAGTACCCTAATTCTTACAACCTCTCTCACAATTCTAGATAAACATAAACAAGTAAATGTTTCTTTTTGAACTTTCAAGTGCAATAATATCACTTCTTTGGTAAATTCTAAGCTGTATGCGAGAAGTCGCTTTGGCCGAGTGGTTAAGGCGTGTGCCTGCTAAGTACATGGGGTTTCCCCGCGAGAGTTCGAATCTCTCAGGCGacgaaattttttatttttcttttttcttttcttctcagAGAATTTTACAAAAGTCTTCAATGAAAGTATTCCCAAAATCCAATCTAGTTAAAGGGGTTAAACAAGTTGATTTATCTATAAGTTTTTGACATatagaattataaaatatttatttattatatattttcgTCTCAAATTAATAAgcactatttaaaaaaattaatataaatatttagttattattttattaagtaattTTCATATATAACTAATTATAGTTGAATGTGTTGAAAggacaaaaaaatacaaaaataaatattaacattatattaaataaagggtgatatttttgtataaattaactcagtttattcaaaaaaattaaaaaaattaatgctcATTCAATATACTAAACGTGGATATATTGTGTTAATTggttgaattttaatttttaatcaaaaaattaaatgcttaattaaataaaataattttataataaattcgaGTTGAGttcaaataaattgaatattatattCTACAAACTCGGCTAGTTTACATTTAGCGTAAGGTATAGAAAAGACCTCGTAATTTCTCAAAAATTACAAGACAactcttttacttttttggatACAGATCGATcctttgatttatttatttttgaacaaaaaaacccTCTCATTCAAAATATCCATTAAGTGGTAGCATGacacataaaaaaatttcaaaaacatccttaatgtttaaaaaacttagcaattttatacttataatttttttagaacatttcaccatcttttttatttaaatatcaataattaaatattttttaaaattaaaatatttattaaaataaattgaaactcTGCCAATCGAAATCAATGAAACACTTTAAAATCCGATGAAATCAAccgaaacctaattaaacacttcaaaacaccaatcaaaattcaattaaacacaTCGAAACCTCAatcgaaatttaatttttttttaaacctcATTCAGAGGAGAAATCTCTTGCAGGCGGAAGAACAGACCTCTGATGGTCTGTTCATGGAGAACATACATGCTCTGTTCTCTAAGAACAGACCGTCGGATGAGAACGGCTGGCGACCGGAGGAGAAATCTCCGGTTGACGTCCAAAGATTTTCTCCTCCAAAtgaggttttaaaaaaaattaaaaaattaaattttgtttggaattttaatgtgtttaattagatttgaaTTGGCTGAATTAGGTTTCgatgtgtttaaatattttaaacacatCGAAATCCAATtaaactaaaagaaaattaattctttttaattgtgtttcgaagtgtttaattagattttaattgatttaaacggattttgattggttttatttagttttaattagttttaatttataaatttatttaattatagatatttaaataaaaaaagagggtgaaaatggttaaaaaatcataaatacgaaattggtaagtattttaaacattaagactgttttaaacttttctccTATGTGCTACGTCATAAGTGAACTGAGAATTTGGACGGAAGAataattttgttcaattttaaaagttagaaAGTCATTTTGtagcaaaaataaattcaatgATTGtcttaatattttctaaaaggttcagagagttttttttttaccttaTGGCTTTACATTTCTATCTTGACCTTCAACTCGGCTGTTGGCCAACATTAAAATTGTCTTCCcaaatttgaataataaaatgCGAATTTAATAAGAGGATCCCAAGTCAAGAATAGCATTTGGCAACATGGAACGGACGGTCATCTTTTTAGTTTTGATGATCAATTTGTCCCTTTCCTTTTCCACCACCCCTTTGCACTTCCACACATTAGCTTATGGcttattcttttcttttcactttatattaataattaatacatagTTCTAGTTTGTACTCCCTCGTCCCAATTAAATTTTCCACTTTAGCTTTATCATACGGTTTAagaaaatcaattattttttataaattttataaatttcaattacttttcttatcataaccctatttaatatatggtcttgtaataccccgtagaattttTAGCGTTTATTTTCGTGTGTGTccgattttaattaattaggacctcgaaatagtgaataaattcacgtgatgaatttataagggtgaaaatgtgatttgctatgtgtttgccttaaatgtgatttttggcaattttacgtgttaaaagtgaattttgcgatttttcactaaaaaccgtaaaaataattattttaaatatttttaaaggcccaaaaatattttaactcagcccatatgatatgatttaatgtttttgaatatttggtaaagttgaaattattttgcccctagagttcgaattatttacaagaatgccataatggcaaacttgtaaataattgaaacatgatttaatatctagatattttctcTACTTAAACTTGGTGCCCAAGTTAatccatcatcttcttcattttgtgGGTGCCGAATACTCCATAGCTCCCAACACAAAAccttatacttttattttctctcaaaacttTCTTCACGAAAATTGTCGGGAATATTGCGTAGATCGTGTATGTGTgtttgcatgttcgtttgaggtataatttcaagctcaaaaccttacttttagttgctgatgttggttaagtgttagaaacatgcataggatggtttatatgtgatgtttgatggttgattaactagttttagtaattgtttatatgggtttcggtttttaaataatttttccgtgaaaattaaattatttatttaaatttctgggctgatctatatgttgagatttatatatgctttaaagtgtaatttttgtggattaaaaatgttaattaattcgggtgttaatttaaaggtttgaaattcgatttttaattgttttaaagcttaaaaatagcctaaaaatggtaaataaagggatttttaatttctggaaataattttatttatggatgagttatatttgtggttgatgttaattaaatggttgatggtgaatttttagcggtttaataatcgggtttaatttttaataactctattcggctaaaatttgtggaaaa containing:
- the LOC126655788 gene encoding ubiquitin carboxyl-terminal hydrolase 17, which produces MSILETIGLQALLFLFISLICSYVHYKWRNAVAKKEEIKRLVDMVSKESAMVEFESVYEYNSAHKLNQCAVCRCPTTTRCSQCKSVHYCSGKCQIIHWRSGHKYECRPLSTMMHKQESEFCERSAEKQYEIRDEECELLANVSTNKELGYSRMGRSERPFEDISHDLPSTRSNSQEMQETKSFPPKSAKSVACVNGVSRASKSNKIKSSCNDEVVSCNSQLPNGKVMCDDARTAKSVHKRSIRRAASSEMLLTDASDLNNSTLMHSVKLDPVNDTGEDDSRLIKGREARSLSFNASDDHTRDASNSLKSSVWKKVQQLRGKQSNIYEMTFPYELFVKLYSCNEELNPFGLRNCGNSCYANTVIQCLAFTRPLTSYFARGLHSKSCRKKGWCFNCEFQLLILKARGGESPLSPIRILSKIQKIGSHLGHGREEDAHEFLRYAIDTMQSVFLKEAGSLGMSEETTLVGATFGGYIRSKIKCMRCFGKSERFERIMDLTVEIDGNIESLEQALTQFTADEMLDGENKYNCSRCKSYVKAKKKLTIVEAPNILTIVLKRFQSSNFGKLNKSVRYPEVLDMAPYLCGRNDKFPQYGLYAVVVHRDTMSDASTGHYVCYIKTPKGDWFGINDSTVMPVELERVLSEEAYMLLYARHCPRAPVSRKSNAEIHGMKSQKRVLEAIPSNNLNTSKTRGNSYLSNSDLSKAELKHDKYLYWMARDDLTRNKLGDPDDWRFRHVDSSSENSSLFSWSDASSCSTASTKDSVKSEDLSEFLFGDTGPSWYGHRGY